The following proteins are co-located in the Tripterygium wilfordii isolate XIE 37 chromosome 2, ASM1340144v1, whole genome shotgun sequence genome:
- the LOC120016608 gene encoding probable ribose-5-phosphate isomerase 2, whose amino-acid sequence MAIPYPQLFATEKAPMEAGLPALSPPLSPSPVILTQDDLKKIAAYKAVEYVESGMVLGLGTGSTAKHAVDRIGELLRQGKLKNIVGIPTSKKTHEQAKSLGIPLSDLDTHPTVDLAIDGADEVDPGLNLVKGRGGSLLREKMVESACKRFIVIVDESKWVRFIGEGGLAMPVEVVPFCWKFSAKRLQNLFEYAGCVAKLRTEKEGSAQPFVTDNGNFIVDLYFKEDIGDLKIASDKILRLAGVVEHGMFLDMASTVIVAGELGITIKHKGDHHQE is encoded by the coding sequence ATGGCAATCCCTTATCCCCAATTGTTTGCTACAGAGAAGGCACCAATGGAGGCGGGTTTGCCTGCCCTGTCTCCGCCTCTGTCGCCTTCCCCTGTTATTCTAACCCAAGACGATTTGAAGAAAATCGCCGCCTACAAGGCTGTTGAGTATGTCGAATCTGGGATGGTTCTAGGATTGGGTACGGGTTCCACGGCCAAGCACGCCGTCGATCGAATCGGCGAATTGTTGCGACAGGGTAAGCTCAAGAATATTGTGGGCATTCCCACCTCGAAGAAGACACACGAGCAAGCGAAATCGTTAGGGATTCCGCTCTCCGATCTTGACACTCATCCCACCGTTGATCTTGCGATCGACGGCGCCGATGAGGTGGACCCAGGCCTCAATCTCGTCAAGGGACGGGGTGGGTCATTGTTACGAGAGAAAATGGTTGAGAGTGCTTGTAAGAGATTTATTGTTATCGTTGACGAGTCCAAGTGGGTTCGTTTCATTGGGGAAGGTGGGCTTGCGATGCCGGTGGAGGTGGTGCCGTTTTGTTGGAAGTTCTCGGCGAAGAGGCTTCAGAACCTGTTTGAGTACGCGGGTTGTGTGGCCAAGCTTAGGACAGAGAAGGAGGGCAGTGCCCAGCCGTTTGTGACAGATAATGGGAACTTCATTGTGGACTTGTATTTCAAGGAGGACATTGGGGATTTGAAGATTGCCAGTGATAAGATTTTGAGGCTTGCTGGGGTAGTGGAGCACGGTATGTTTCTTGATATGGCTTCTACAGTGATTGTTGCTGGGGAGCTGGGGATCACCATCAAGCATAAAGGGGATCACCATCAAGAATAA